One genomic region from Bubalus bubalis isolate 160015118507 breed Murrah chromosome 24, NDDB_SH_1, whole genome shotgun sequence encodes:
- the ANKS3 gene encoding ankyrin repeat and SAM domain-containing protein 3 isoform X1: MSELSDEASEPELLNRSLSMWHGLGTQVGREELAVPLDLHTAASIGQYEVVKECVQRRELDLNKKNGGGWTPLMYASYIGHDTIVHLLLEAGVSVNVPTPEGQTPLMLASSCGNESIAYFLLQVSCEGLRPLGREGTTQRAWQGAELEMKDIQGWTALFHCTSAGHQQMVKFLLDSGANANVREPVYGFTPLMEAAAAGHEIIVQYFLNHGVKVDTRDHSGATARMLAKQYGHMKIVGLIDAHSPSLPKSLYRSPEKYEDLSSSDECVPVPQRQRPCRKKGLSIHEGPRALARITAIGLGGRAQQPCYEQVPPQGYVSFNSSDEHPLEGGGLCYRDVTSPINERDVESSSSSSREEQAFSANPVARSSSSEGLARAPGLSSEASLESNEDSDHVRRSSVRKQTKSYVKTKSRYSSGDSQWAPSAVTSCAPGASPQADRPPYSGPQDLATLLEQIGCLKYLQVFEEQDVDLRIFLTLTESDLKEIGITLFGPKRKMTSAIARWHSSARPPSDALELAYADRLEAEMQELAIQLHKRCEEVEAMRGLVSQEQELRAVVESCLLEQDSARKDVHAQLQETWALAQDAALVLDQLRACQAELSARVRRDEFLREAPLCPGLPAADPKGWQASLQALSLPELSGALEERVQEMGRVLCSVTQSLEKLQALSGKESWREP, translated from the exons ATGTCGGAGCTCAGCGATGAAGCCAGTGAGCCAGAGCTGCTGAACCGCAGCTTGTCCATGTGGCATGGGCTGGGCACGCAGGTCGGCCGGGAGGAGCTAGCTGTCCCCCTGGATCTTCACACAGCGGCTTCCATCGGCCAGTACGAGGTGGTGAAGGAGTGTGTGCAGCG GAGAGAGTTAGATTTGAATAAGAAGAACGGTGGTGGCTGGACCCCGCTGATGTATGCCTCCTACATTGGACACGATACCATCGTGCACCTCCTGCTCGAGGCGGGGGTCAGTGTGAATGTGCCGACCCCGGAAGGGCAGACTCCACTGATGCTGGCTTCCAGCTGTGGCAACGAGAGCATCgcctattttcttctccaggtgagcTGCGAGGGCCTCAGGCCGCTCGGCAGAGAGGGAACCACGCAGCGCGCTTGG CAAGGTGCTGAGCTGGAAATGAAGGACATTCAGGGCTGGACTGCCCTCTTCCACTGCACCAGTGCTGGGCACCAGCAGATGGTCAAGTTCCTTTTGGACAGTGGAGCGAACGCCAACGTGAG GGAGCCGGTGTATGGATTCACTCCGCTGATGGAAGCTGCGGCCGCCGGCCATGAGATCATCGTGCAGTATTTTCTGAATCAT GGAGTCAAAGTGGACACGAGAGACCACAGTGGAGCCACAGCCCGGATGCTGGCCAAGCAGTACGGACACATGAAGATCGTGGGACTGATCGACGCCCACTCACCGTCTCTGCCCAAGAGCCTCTACCGGAGCCCAG AAAAATACGAAGATCTGAGTTCTTCAGACGAGTGTGTCCCTGTCCCTCAGCGACAGAGGCCCTGCCGCAAGAAGGGGCTCAGCATCCACGAGGGGCCACGAGCCCTGGCCCGCATCACAGCCATCGGACTCGGGGGCCGGGCGCAGCAGCCTTGCTACG AGCAGGTGCCTCCGCAGGGCTACGTCAGCTTCAACAGCAGCGACGAGCACCCCCTGGAGGGGGGCGGCCTGTGCTACAGGGACGTCACCTCACCCATCAACGAGCGGGATGtggagagcagcagcagcagcagccgag AGGAGCAGGCCTTCTCTGCCAACCCTGTTGCGCGGAGCAGCAGCAGCGAGGGCCTGGCCCGGGCCCCGGGACTCAGCAGCGAGGCCTCCCTGGAGAGCAACGAG GATTCGGATCACGTGCGGAGAAGCTCAGTTCGCAAACAAACTAAAAGTTACGTGAAGACCAAGAGCCGTTACAGCAGCGGTGACAGCCAGTGGGCTCCCAGCGCCGTGACATCCTGCGCCCCGGGAGCGAGCCCCCAGGCTGACAGGCCCCCGTATTCAGGACCCCAG GACCTCGCCACGCTGCTGGAGCAGATCGGCTGTCTCAAGTACTTGCAGGTGTTTGAGGAGCAGGATGTGGACCTCCGCATCTTCCTGACCCTCACCGAGAGCGACCTGAAGGAAATCGGCATCAC GTTGTTTGGGCCCAAGAGGAAGATGACGTCCGCCATCGCCCGCTGGCACAGCAGCGCCCGCCCCCCCAGTGACGCCCTGGAGCTGGCCTACGCTGACAGGCTGGAGGCCGAGATGCAGGAGCTTGCCATCCAGCTGCACAAG CGCTGCGAGGAGGTGGAGGCCATGCGGGGCCTGGTGTCCCAGGAGCAGGAGCTGCGGGCCGTGGTGGAGAGCTGCCTCTTGGAGCAGGACAGTGCCCGCAAGGATGTGCATGCAcagctgcaggagacctgggccctTGCCCAGGATGCCGCGCTTGTCCTGGACCAGCTGCG AGCCTGTCAGGCCGAGCTGTCAGCCCGAGTGAGGCGGGACGAGTTCCTGCGTGAGGCCCCCCTgtgcccaggcctccctgcagcAG ACCCCAAAGGCTGGCAGGCCTCCTTGCAGGCCCTGAGCCTCCCGGAGCTGTCGGGAGCCCTGGAGGAGCGAGTCCAGGAGATGG GGCGAGTCCTGTGCTCGGTGACGCAGAGCCTGGAGAAGCTGCAGGCGCTGAGCGGGAAAGAGAGCTGGCGGGAGCCGTAG
- the ANKS3 gene encoding ankyrin repeat and SAM domain-containing protein 3 isoform X2 produces the protein MSELSDEASEPELLNRSLSMWHGLGTQVGREELAVPLDLHTAASIGQYEVVKECVQRRELDLNKKNGGGWTPLMYASYIGHDTIVHLLLEAGVSVNVPTPEGQTPLMLASSCGNESIAYFLLQQGAELEMKDIQGWTALFHCTSAGHQQMVKFLLDSGANANVREPVYGFTPLMEAAAAGHEIIVQYFLNHGVKVDTRDHSGATARMLAKQYGHMKIVGLIDAHSPSLPKSLYRSPEKYEDLSSSDECVPVPQRQRPCRKKGLSIHEGPRALARITAIGLGGRAQQPCYEQVPPQGYVSFNSSDEHPLEGGGLCYRDVTSPINERDVESSSSSSREEQAFSANPVARSSSSEGLARAPGLSSEASLESNEDSDHVRRSSVRKQTKSYVKTKSRYSSGDSQWAPSAVTSCAPGASPQADRPPYSGPQDLATLLEQIGCLKYLQVFEEQDVDLRIFLTLTESDLKEIGITLFGPKRKMTSAIARWHSSARPPSDALELAYADRLEAEMQELAIQLHKRCEEVEAMRGLVSQEQELRAVVESCLLEQDSARKDVHAQLQETWALAQDAALVLDQLRACQAELSARVRRDEFLREAPLCPGLPAADPKGWQASLQALSLPELSGALEERVQEMGRVLCSVTQSLEKLQALSGKESWREP, from the exons ATGTCGGAGCTCAGCGATGAAGCCAGTGAGCCAGAGCTGCTGAACCGCAGCTTGTCCATGTGGCATGGGCTGGGCACGCAGGTCGGCCGGGAGGAGCTAGCTGTCCCCCTGGATCTTCACACAGCGGCTTCCATCGGCCAGTACGAGGTGGTGAAGGAGTGTGTGCAGCG GAGAGAGTTAGATTTGAATAAGAAGAACGGTGGTGGCTGGACCCCGCTGATGTATGCCTCCTACATTGGACACGATACCATCGTGCACCTCCTGCTCGAGGCGGGGGTCAGTGTGAATGTGCCGACCCCGGAAGGGCAGACTCCACTGATGCTGGCTTCCAGCTGTGGCAACGAGAGCATCgcctattttcttctccag CAAGGTGCTGAGCTGGAAATGAAGGACATTCAGGGCTGGACTGCCCTCTTCCACTGCACCAGTGCTGGGCACCAGCAGATGGTCAAGTTCCTTTTGGACAGTGGAGCGAACGCCAACGTGAG GGAGCCGGTGTATGGATTCACTCCGCTGATGGAAGCTGCGGCCGCCGGCCATGAGATCATCGTGCAGTATTTTCTGAATCAT GGAGTCAAAGTGGACACGAGAGACCACAGTGGAGCCACAGCCCGGATGCTGGCCAAGCAGTACGGACACATGAAGATCGTGGGACTGATCGACGCCCACTCACCGTCTCTGCCCAAGAGCCTCTACCGGAGCCCAG AAAAATACGAAGATCTGAGTTCTTCAGACGAGTGTGTCCCTGTCCCTCAGCGACAGAGGCCCTGCCGCAAGAAGGGGCTCAGCATCCACGAGGGGCCACGAGCCCTGGCCCGCATCACAGCCATCGGACTCGGGGGCCGGGCGCAGCAGCCTTGCTACG AGCAGGTGCCTCCGCAGGGCTACGTCAGCTTCAACAGCAGCGACGAGCACCCCCTGGAGGGGGGCGGCCTGTGCTACAGGGACGTCACCTCACCCATCAACGAGCGGGATGtggagagcagcagcagcagcagccgag AGGAGCAGGCCTTCTCTGCCAACCCTGTTGCGCGGAGCAGCAGCAGCGAGGGCCTGGCCCGGGCCCCGGGACTCAGCAGCGAGGCCTCCCTGGAGAGCAACGAG GATTCGGATCACGTGCGGAGAAGCTCAGTTCGCAAACAAACTAAAAGTTACGTGAAGACCAAGAGCCGTTACAGCAGCGGTGACAGCCAGTGGGCTCCCAGCGCCGTGACATCCTGCGCCCCGGGAGCGAGCCCCCAGGCTGACAGGCCCCCGTATTCAGGACCCCAG GACCTCGCCACGCTGCTGGAGCAGATCGGCTGTCTCAAGTACTTGCAGGTGTTTGAGGAGCAGGATGTGGACCTCCGCATCTTCCTGACCCTCACCGAGAGCGACCTGAAGGAAATCGGCATCAC GTTGTTTGGGCCCAAGAGGAAGATGACGTCCGCCATCGCCCGCTGGCACAGCAGCGCCCGCCCCCCCAGTGACGCCCTGGAGCTGGCCTACGCTGACAGGCTGGAGGCCGAGATGCAGGAGCTTGCCATCCAGCTGCACAAG CGCTGCGAGGAGGTGGAGGCCATGCGGGGCCTGGTGTCCCAGGAGCAGGAGCTGCGGGCCGTGGTGGAGAGCTGCCTCTTGGAGCAGGACAGTGCCCGCAAGGATGTGCATGCAcagctgcaggagacctgggccctTGCCCAGGATGCCGCGCTTGTCCTGGACCAGCTGCG AGCCTGTCAGGCCGAGCTGTCAGCCCGAGTGAGGCGGGACGAGTTCCTGCGTGAGGCCCCCCTgtgcccaggcctccctgcagcAG ACCCCAAAGGCTGGCAGGCCTCCTTGCAGGCCCTGAGCCTCCCGGAGCTGTCGGGAGCCCTGGAGGAGCGAGTCCAGGAGATGG GGCGAGTCCTGTGCTCGGTGACGCAGAGCCTGGAGAAGCTGCAGGCGCTGAGCGGGAAAGAGAGCTGGCGGGAGCCGTAG
- the ANKS3 gene encoding ankyrin repeat and SAM domain-containing protein 3 isoform X3 codes for MKDIQGWTALFHCTSAGHQQMVKFLLDSGANANVREPVYGFTPLMEAAAAGHEIIVQYFLNHGVKVDTRDHSGATARMLAKQYGHMKIVGLIDAHSPSLPKSLYRSPEKYEDLSSSDECVPVPQRQRPCRKKGLSIHEGPRALARITAIGLGGRAQQPCYEQVPPQGYVSFNSSDEHPLEGGGLCYRDVTSPINERDVESSSSSSREEQAFSANPVARSSSSEGLARAPGLSSEASLESNEDSDHVRRSSVRKQTKSYVKTKSRYSSGDSQWAPSAVTSCAPGASPQADRPPYSGPQDLATLLEQIGCLKYLQVFEEQDVDLRIFLTLTESDLKEIGITLFGPKRKMTSAIARWHSSARPPSDALELAYADRLEAEMQELAIQLHKRCEEVEAMRGLVSQEQELRAVVESCLLEQDSARKDVHAQLQETWALAQDAALVLDQLRACQAELSARVRRDEFLREAPLCPGLPAADPKGWQASLQALSLPELSGALEERVQEMGRVLCSVTQSLEKLQALSGKESWREP; via the exons ATGAAGGACATTCAGGGCTGGACTGCCCTCTTCCACTGCACCAGTGCTGGGCACCAGCAGATGGTCAAGTTCCTTTTGGACAGTGGAGCGAACGCCAACGTGAG GGAGCCGGTGTATGGATTCACTCCGCTGATGGAAGCTGCGGCCGCCGGCCATGAGATCATCGTGCAGTATTTTCTGAATCAT GGAGTCAAAGTGGACACGAGAGACCACAGTGGAGCCACAGCCCGGATGCTGGCCAAGCAGTACGGACACATGAAGATCGTGGGACTGATCGACGCCCACTCACCGTCTCTGCCCAAGAGCCTCTACCGGAGCCCAG AAAAATACGAAGATCTGAGTTCTTCAGACGAGTGTGTCCCTGTCCCTCAGCGACAGAGGCCCTGCCGCAAGAAGGGGCTCAGCATCCACGAGGGGCCACGAGCCCTGGCCCGCATCACAGCCATCGGACTCGGGGGCCGGGCGCAGCAGCCTTGCTACG AGCAGGTGCCTCCGCAGGGCTACGTCAGCTTCAACAGCAGCGACGAGCACCCCCTGGAGGGGGGCGGCCTGTGCTACAGGGACGTCACCTCACCCATCAACGAGCGGGATGtggagagcagcagcagcagcagccgag AGGAGCAGGCCTTCTCTGCCAACCCTGTTGCGCGGAGCAGCAGCAGCGAGGGCCTGGCCCGGGCCCCGGGACTCAGCAGCGAGGCCTCCCTGGAGAGCAACGAG GATTCGGATCACGTGCGGAGAAGCTCAGTTCGCAAACAAACTAAAAGTTACGTGAAGACCAAGAGCCGTTACAGCAGCGGTGACAGCCAGTGGGCTCCCAGCGCCGTGACATCCTGCGCCCCGGGAGCGAGCCCCCAGGCTGACAGGCCCCCGTATTCAGGACCCCAG GACCTCGCCACGCTGCTGGAGCAGATCGGCTGTCTCAAGTACTTGCAGGTGTTTGAGGAGCAGGATGTGGACCTCCGCATCTTCCTGACCCTCACCGAGAGCGACCTGAAGGAAATCGGCATCAC GTTGTTTGGGCCCAAGAGGAAGATGACGTCCGCCATCGCCCGCTGGCACAGCAGCGCCCGCCCCCCCAGTGACGCCCTGGAGCTGGCCTACGCTGACAGGCTGGAGGCCGAGATGCAGGAGCTTGCCATCCAGCTGCACAAG CGCTGCGAGGAGGTGGAGGCCATGCGGGGCCTGGTGTCCCAGGAGCAGGAGCTGCGGGCCGTGGTGGAGAGCTGCCTCTTGGAGCAGGACAGTGCCCGCAAGGATGTGCATGCAcagctgcaggagacctgggccctTGCCCAGGATGCCGCGCTTGTCCTGGACCAGCTGCG AGCCTGTCAGGCCGAGCTGTCAGCCCGAGTGAGGCGGGACGAGTTCCTGCGTGAGGCCCCCCTgtgcccaggcctccctgcagcAG ACCCCAAAGGCTGGCAGGCCTCCTTGCAGGCCCTGAGCCTCCCGGAGCTGTCGGGAGCCCTGGAGGAGCGAGTCCAGGAGATGG GGCGAGTCCTGTGCTCGGTGACGCAGAGCCTGGAGAAGCTGCAGGCGCTGAGCGGGAAAGAGAGCTGGCGGGAGCCGTAG
- the NUDT16L1 gene encoding tudor-interacting repair regulator protein isoform X1 codes for MSAAAVPELKRISRVEAMRLGPGWSHSCHAMLYAANPGQLFGRIPMRFSVLMQMRFDGLLGFPGGFVDRRFWSLEDGLNRVLGLGLGCLRLTEADYLSSHLTEGPHRVVAHLYARQLTLEQLHAVEISAVHSRDHGLEVLGLVRVPLYTQKDRVGGFPNFLSNAFISTAKYQLLFALKVLNMMPEEKLAEALAAATEKQKKALEKLLPSSS; via the exons ATGTCGGCTGCGGCGGTCCCGGAGCTGAAGCGGATCAGTCGGGTGGAAGCGATGCGCCTGGGCCCCGGCTGGAGCCACTCGTGCCACGCCATGCTGTACGCCGCGAACCCGGGTCAGCTCTTCGGCCGCATCCCCATGCGCTTCTCGGTGCTG ATGCAGATGCGCTTCGACGGGCTGCTGGGCTTCCCCGGGGGCTTCGTGGACCGGCGCTTCTGGTCGCTGGAGGACGGACTGAACCGGGTGCTGGGCCTGGGCTTGGGCTGCCTCCGCCTCACGGAGGCTGACTACTTGAGCTCGCACCTAACCGAGGGCCCGCACCGCGTCGTGGCGCACCTGTACGCGCGGCAGCTGACGCTGGAGCAGCTGCACGCCGTGGAGATCAGCGCGGTGCACTCGCGGGACCATGGCCTGGAG GTACTGGGACTTGTCCGTGTCCCTCTGTACACCCAGAAGGACCGAGTCGGGGGCTTTCCCAACTTCCTGAGCAACGCCTTCATCAGTACGGCCAAGTACCAGCTCCTGTTCGCCCTCAAGGTGCTCAACATGATGCCAGAGGAGAAGCTGGCTGAGGCTCTGGCCGCTGccacagagaaacagaagaaagccCTGGAGAAGCTGCTCCCGTCTTCCTCCTGA
- the NUDT16L1 gene encoding tudor-interacting repair regulator protein isoform X2, protein MSAAAVPELKRISRVEAMRLGPGWSHSCHAMLYAANPGQLFGRIPMRFSVLVLGLVRVPLYTQKDRVGGFPNFLSNAFISTAKYQLLFALKVLNMMPEEKLAEALAAATEKQKKALEKLLPSSS, encoded by the exons ATGTCGGCTGCGGCGGTCCCGGAGCTGAAGCGGATCAGTCGGGTGGAAGCGATGCGCCTGGGCCCCGGCTGGAGCCACTCGTGCCACGCCATGCTGTACGCCGCGAACCCGGGTCAGCTCTTCGGCCGCATCCCCATGCGCTTCTCGGTGCTG GTACTGGGACTTGTCCGTGTCCCTCTGTACACCCAGAAGGACCGAGTCGGGGGCTTTCCCAACTTCCTGAGCAACGCCTTCATCAGTACGGCCAAGTACCAGCTCCTGTTCGCCCTCAAGGTGCTCAACATGATGCCAGAGGAGAAGCTGGCTGAGGCTCTGGCCGCTGccacagagaaacagaagaaagccCTGGAGAAGCTGCTCCCGTCTTCCTCCTGA